The DNA window acctccgtattgaaaacacaatttcaattttgttctttatcaaaaatatgtggtcgaccaacgaaggggtggagctacgaaaaacacatattgaggacaacacaaaaaaggacgagcttacattgtgctgtagtcaggtataaaaactcagcatgttgttgttcacgatcggttcgtttgcagcatcagcatgcagcagttcgtttgcagcatctcctgcaaaattcaaaccgtcgtccgtttgcttaataactttatTACTacatattgcgaatcttttcttaaatccccATTGCGACTtatcagccatgcgccaccacCCCGTGCGTTGAGTTACGCGCCCATCTAGTTCGCATCAGTGcaagtgagaaaacgttttgacgtttgtttttgtttcgatcgcactcccATATAGCAAGAATTCGACGCAATTCTAGATTAACTCGAGATAGACAATATGCCTATGCCAAACGACCGTTATGCTAAAATAGTGTTTTCATGATCATAAAAATATGTATACGGAAAGACCTTGAGCAGTAGCACGGCTCAAAATTATCCTGAATTATCTGACTTCTTGCATAGTCCTAAATTATGTGTTGTTATGTGTGATCAATTCtcgaaattatgccaaatgaccattatgccaaataaccgttatgccaaatgtccgttatgctaaATAACCTTATGCCAAATTGCTTTATGCCAATTGACTCAGACCCGgggcagtcctagcaacgctcgctgcttggtcaAATTGTACCGACCAATCATAAATGAGATTATTACTGCTtttataaaatccattatttacgttatttttagtaattgtacattctacggaATTGGGTACGAATTTGTTGTATATATTTTCAATGAGATAGCGCAACAATATTAATTTTTCGTTTAGTACAACGGcagatcacagagaacagacatacatgatcgaacaaaaatatttaaaaaaccttttttaatccacctagaggtgcaattgtgccttcctcatttctccaaactatggtttaatagctggttcgtacaatataacattatggaaatgtctttcattcttattacacttggtaattatatataagagcacctttttgcattcatcgcggtatcggtttgaatcggagttttctatgtgatcgcactccacaacccgtaactccggagccggaagtcggatggagatggaatttaatatcagtttccggggacgcaacacctttcatttgagactaagttgatcaaatcggtctagccattttcgagaaaccaatataaccgttattctgaatttggatgcttccggatccgtcgatggtggccagtgtggccaaagagactttgaatgactgttggtaacctagatctacaaattcaacagttgtgtttacattttggaaaaaaaattcaccttttgaACATTCATcccagaattcgttagaatcgggattttctgcgtaatcgtacgtatcaccctgtaattcggGAAttagaactcggatccacacaaaattcaatagcagctgatggacctttcatttaaaatcaaggtgcggcgacgcaatactcaactgcatattttgcctttcatttgagaaaatcggttcagtcatcaccgaagaaccgatgtgactttaattttggaatatgcccggaattccggacttccggaatcgtcgatagtggacaatatattcaaagaatgtttgattggcaatcagtgatctagatctgcgattagaagtaatttggtgaccatttcaatagtttttagcctctgaggtattacgattgtaccgatttatatgggaaattccagtgtatccttactaacacccctgtaaatccggaagcaagagtcagaaccgaatgaaattcagcagcagtcaatggtattactgtatctttcatttgaaatcaagtttgtgaaaatcggtagagaattcgttggggaatgggtgtgatattagcttaggaacttggcgggttccccgggggcgtcatgaaccgtcataggtggccaatgtggtcacaactgctttgattgatcattagtgatccagacccgcgaactagagtaatgttacataaattttaatatgttttacatcatttgaacatcatggtggtaccagcttatatgggaatttgctgtgtgaccgcactcttcaacccgtaactccggaaccggaagtcggatcaactaaaaattcaatagcagcttatgggggcgttatacctttcagatgaaactaacacagagaacagacgtccatcttcagcattcaacttgtgtaaaatctctaacggtttcgaaggtagtttggatatctaaaccaggtgtgctactgtcgtcatgttttttgtggctgagtacgacagaattgacagcggttattcctctacccagtcaaactttgactgggtagaggaataacccgtgtcaattcagtcgaactcagccagaaaaaacatgacgacagtagcgcacctagtttggatatcccaactaccttcgaaaccgttagagattttacacaagtttaatgctgaagatggacgtctgttctctgtgggaagatattcacgtttaaaaaatctgGTAAAATTTCGGCAGAAAATTGTGAAGCAGGATTCCCtgtgaaacaaaaatatgcatagttagcagattttctattcccgtctcttttcttctgctgagATTTTTATGCATAttcatgcatatacttctagtaagcattcaatgagtggatagaccgaatatgtccaatgcataaaatttacagcagaagaaacgagaggcagatagaaataaaattctgcgtgtataTAGAAACGTTAGAAGTAATCTATTTCAAAAGGTATGTTTAATCGCATTTATTACATACAATATGTAGCAGTATAAAACATTATACAATTATTCTTCATCGCTAAAAAACATCTCCAGCAAATCTCTCTTAGTACATTGCTCGCCTTCTAGTCGTTGTGGTTGCTTCCAACGTATCAAAGTAGGAATAACACTAAGATGTGTGTCGGTATTCTTACGAAACGGGTTGTTCATATTTTTCCATGTGGATCGATCCCCAACATCCACGTAGATGAAATGTGAATCTTCTGGAGCTTTCTTCAATGCAGTTTCGATGAACGGGTTTGCTAAAACAATTGTTAATATATCATTAGAAATGTCAATCTTATGAATATTTAATCTCGTGATtatcttaaaacaattaaaatagaacaaccatcctacatcatcaatgcaagaaaatacTTTCGTCATCATTTGACTGGTACCAATAATGAAATCTACACGCA is part of the Topomyia yanbarensis strain Yona2022 chromosome 1, ASM3024719v1, whole genome shotgun sequence genome and encodes:
- the LOC131677913 gene encoding thioredoxin domain-containing protein 17-like; amino-acid sequence: MVKVHHVTGYDHFLRFVKDIKNDNQVTNILFSGSKLENGLSWCSDCVEANPFIETALKKAPEDSHFIYVDVGDRSTWKNMNNPFRKNTDTHLSVIPTLIRWKQPQRLEGEQCTKRDLLEMFFSDEE